In Oryza sativa Japonica Group chromosome 3, ASM3414082v1, one DNA window encodes the following:
- the LOC4333088 gene encoding transcription factor MYB1 translates to MGRKPCCSKEGLNRGAWTAMEDDILVSYIAKHGEGKWGALPKRAGLKRCGKSCRLRWLNYLRPGIKRGNISGDEEELILRLHTLLGNRWSLIAGRLPGRTDNEIKNYWNSTLSKRVAMQRTAAATSMPAAATTSSNADAAGAAARRRRSPEPRTVVVSPIRTKALRCNNNSSSGIVVVQQAGACSHGGRPPESGAPGDAAADKVATPQAVQQQQQQELAGAEDDDDLPVPAVCIDLDLDDIELGGLDGFLISPWRGGGHDDGNAAAGAVPNLPMPIGYELGGAGGGGEAGAVDLEALLGQLEAEEDDDGDHHHHHHHHHHQ, encoded by the exons ATGGGGAGGAAGCCGTGCTGCTCCAAGGAGGGGCTGAACAGGGGGGCATGGACGGCAATGGAGGACGACATCCTGGTGTCCTACATCGCCAAGCACGGGGAGGGCAAATGGGGAGCCCTCCCCAAGAGAGCCG GGCTGAAGCGGTGCGGGAAGAGCTGCCGGCTGCGGTGGCTCAACTACCTGCGGCCGGGGATCAAGAGGGGCAACAtctccggcgacgaggaggagctcaTCCTCAGGCTCCACACTCTCCTCGGCAACAG ATGGTCGCTGATAGCCGGGAGGCTGCCGGGGCGAACAGACAATGAAATCAAGAACTACTGGAACAGCACCCTCAGCAAGCGGGTCGCCATGCAacggaccgccgccgccaccagcatgccggcggcggccaccaccagcagcaatgccgacgccgccggcgctgctgcacgacgccggcgatcgccggagCCCCGCACGGTCGTCGTCAGCCCAATCCGGACCAAGGCGCTGCGgtgcaacaacaacagcagcagcgggaTAGTGGTGGTGCAGCAGGCAGGCGCCTGCAGCCACGGCGGCCGTCCGCCGGAGAGCGGCGCGCCGGGAGACGCGGCGGCTGATAAGGTGGCCACGCCGCAGgcggtgcagcagcagcagcagcaagagctggccggagcggaggatgaCGACGACCTGCCGGTGCCGGCCGTCTGTATCGACCTTGACTTGGACGACATCGAGCTGGGAGGACTCGACGGCTTCCTGATCAgcccgtggcgcggcggcggccacgacgacggtaacgccgccgccggagcggtGCCGAATCTGCCGATGCCGATTGGCTATGagctcggcggcgccggtggcggtggcgaggctggAGCTGTTGACCTGGAGGCGTTGCTGGGGCAGCTGGAAgcagaggaagacgacgacggtgaccaccaccaccaccaccaccaccaccaccaccagtag